A section of the Sulfurihydrogenibium sp. genome encodes:
- the ribE gene encoding 6,7-dimethyl-8-ribityllumazine synthase produces the protein MNIIEGKLSAEGLKFGIVVGRFNSFITERLLEGAIDCILRHGGSKENIEIVKVPGSFEIPLTAKKLAKSGKYDAVICLGAVIRGSTPHFDYVANEVTKGIAQVSLETEVPISYGILTTDTIEQAVERAGTKMGNKGFDAAMVAIEMANVLKSIG, from the coding sequence ATGAATATTATAGAAGGCAAACTATCAGCTGAAGGTTTAAAATTTGGCATTGTGGTTGGCAGGTTTAATAGCTTTATCACTGAAAGATTATTAGAAGGAGCTATTGACTGTATTTTAAGACATGGTGGTAGTAAAGAGAATATAGAAATTGTAAAAGTTCCTGGTTCTTTTGAAATTCCGTTAACAGCTAAAAAGCTTGCAAAATCTGGCAAGTATGATGCTGTTATATGCTTAGGTGCGGTTATTAGAGGTTCTACACCTCATTTTGATTATGTAGCAAATGAGGTAACAAAAGGAATAGCACAAGTTAGCTTAGAGACAGAAGTGCCAATAAGCTATGGAATCTTGACGACAGACACAATAGAGCAAGCAGTTGAGAGAGCTGGAACAAAAATGGGAAATAAAGGATTTGACGCAGCCATGGTTGCAATAGAAATGGCAAATGTTTTAAAAAGTATAGGATGA
- the nusB gene encoding transcription antitermination factor NusB, giving the protein MKKKKNKSLKFLRKRLLKAARDLSMRIFFAYDFRKEDLFNVLEEFLNTKKFSPDIKEYVLKVINFYNENSQEVDDIIKSHLKNWRFERIGYIERAVLRLGVSELLIIHSKEESKELKDKEIRILFLDLLDLVECYTNSKLSVKFVNGILGKINKELEQNENSIHIGLTQ; this is encoded by the coding sequence ATGAAGAAGAAAAAAAATAAGAGTCTAAAATTTTTAAGAAAAAGACTGTTAAAAGCAGCAAGAGATTTATCTATGAGAATTTTTTTTGCATATGATTTTAGAAAAGAAGATCTATTCAATGTTTTAGAAGAATTTCTAAACACTAAAAAATTTTCTCCGGATATAAAAGAGTATGTATTAAAAGTTATAAACTTTTACAATGAAAACTCTCAAGAAGTAGATGACATTATTAAGAGTCATCTTAAAAATTGGCGTTTTGAGAGGATTGGATACATCGAAAGGGCAGTATTGAGGCTTGGTGTTTCTGAGCTTTTAATCATACATTCAAAAGAAGAAAGCAAAGAGCTAAAAGATAAAGAAATAAGGATACTATTCTTAGATTTACTTGATTTAGTAGAATGTTATACAAACTCTAAGTTATCTGTTAAATTTGTAAACGGTATTTTAGGAAAAATAAATAAGGAATTGGAGCAAAATGAGAATAGTATTCATATCGGACTTACACAGTAA
- a CDS encoding metallophosphoesterase family protein, producing the protein MRIVFISDLHSNIYAVEALDKELKNKSYDYIYCLGDIVGYGANPKEVVDWVIENVDFSLRGNHDTLISNAEPIDMHNPYVLKAAYYNMEVLEDRHKDYLRSLPKDFENDSMVLTHDEPCIPGSMEYITKIKEAYDTFSAFRQSLCFYGHTHLPGIFEKENNEVFYKRDNKIFLKEGNKYLINPGSVGQPRDKDPRLSYIIFDSENNVVEFYRAEYDVEKAARDILNAGLPTIFANRLFRGV; encoded by the coding sequence ATGAGAATAGTATTCATATCGGACTTACACAGTAATATCTATGCTGTTGAAGCCTTAGATAAAGAGCTTAAAAATAAAAGTTATGATTACATATACTGCTTAGGCGATATTGTAGGATATGGAGCAAATCCAAAAGAAGTTGTTGATTGGGTAATAGAAAATGTAGATTTTTCACTAAGAGGAAATCATGACACCTTAATTTCAAATGCAGAACCAATAGATATGCACAATCCATACGTTCTAAAAGCTGCGTATTACAACATGGAAGTTTTAGAAGATAGACATAAGGATTATCTAAGATCTCTTCCAAAAGATTTTGAAAACGACTCGATGGTTTTGACTCATGATGAACCATGCATTCCCGGTAGTATGGAGTATATAACCAAAATCAAAGAAGCTTATGATACGTTTTCAGCTTTTCGTCAAAGTTTGTGTTTTTATGGTCATACACACTTGCCTGGTATTTTTGAGAAAGAAAATAATGAAGTTTTTTATAAAAGAGATAATAAGATATTTTTAAAAGAAGGAAATAAATATCTGATCAATCCTGGGAGTGTAGGTCAGCCACGAGATAAAGACCCAAGATTATCTTATATTATATTTGATTCTGAAAATAATGTTGTTGAATTTTATAGAGCAGAGTATGATGTTGAAAAGGCTGCAAGAGATATATTGAACGCAGGACTTCCGACAATATTTGCAAACAGATTGTTTAGAGGAGTTTAG
- a CDS encoding valine--tRNA ligase, translating to MLKEYNYQEIENKWADIYKNSEYFKAQTGKEPYFSVVMPPPNVTGSLHIGHALNVTLQDIMVRYKRMQGYNVLWLPGFDHAGIATQWVVVRELQKEGISRFDLGREKFIEKVWQWVPKSRDSIKNQLIRIGASCDWSRQRFTLDEGFSRAVRYAFVNLYKEGLIFKAPYIVNWDPKEKTAISDLEVEYQEHKGKIWHIKYPLEDGSGYIVVATTRPETMLGDTAVAVNPNDERYKDLIGKRVRLPLAPEKRIDINGNEVSNLIPIIADEYVDPAFGSGAVKITPAHDPNDFEVGKRHNLPMVIVMDESAHINENGGEFKGLYRYEARQKIVEKLKELGLLEKEEDHIHNVGHSQRSKEIVEPYLSNQWFVDTKKLADKAIKVVEDGQIKFIPEGWLKTYLNWMYNIREWCISRQIWWGHRIPIWYCRDCNHTNPFNDDSYNSLEEKIIFNLYADGKIGQIFCVDDVLNILKDKNFTHPEKTNLEFYEKVVFGEKTSQFESKDSLIKLLENSNKFEKVYNERYKIKLKCEKCGSENLHQEEDVLDTWFSSALWPFGTLGWPSRKDDLTVFYPTSLLVTGFDIIFFWVARMIMMGTKFTNDVPFKDVYIHALVRDEKGEKMSKTKGNVIDPLEMSEKYGSDALRFTLASLAAQGRDIRLSEKRIEGYKHFSNKIWNASKFVLINSEDYDGKTNLESLSLSIEDYWILTKLNKTIENSTKELENYRYNEYANILYDFFWHDYCDWYIELSKERIYKGSSEEKKTALTVLNFVLRESLKLLHPIMPYITEEIYSYLKNKDSEVLAVAPYPKVLESFNNEENYQFIEDLKNLISSVRNVRSDFSIEPTRKLNIRIKAKDVSVKEKLNQLQNQIKALIRAESLEVSTDIEKTSTEIAVVSDLGEVFVDLQGIVDIEKEIERQKKALTDIEKSIRIAEGKLSNENFVNKAPPHVVEKERQLYQELKEKREKILNLIKMLESSRV from the coding sequence ATGCTAAAAGAGTACAATTACCAAGAAATAGAAAATAAATGGGCTGATATATACAAAAATTCTGAATATTTTAAAGCACAAACAGGCAAAGAACCTTATTTTTCTGTTGTGATGCCTCCGCCAAACGTAACCGGAAGTCTACACATAGGACATGCCTTGAACGTGACTTTACAAGATATAATGGTCAGATACAAAAGAATGCAAGGATACAATGTTTTATGGCTTCCGGGATTTGACCATGCCGGCATTGCAACTCAATGGGTGGTAGTAAGGGAGCTTCAAAAAGAAGGAATAAGTAGATTTGACCTTGGAAGAGAAAAATTTATAGAAAAAGTGTGGCAGTGGGTTCCAAAATCAAGAGATAGTATAAAAAATCAGCTTATAAGAATAGGTGCATCTTGTGATTGGTCAAGACAAAGGTTTACCTTAGATGAAGGATTTTCAAGAGCGGTTAGATATGCATTTGTAAATCTTTATAAAGAAGGTTTAATCTTTAAAGCACCTTACATAGTAAACTGGGATCCAAAAGAGAAAACAGCAATATCAGACTTAGAAGTTGAGTACCAGGAGCATAAAGGCAAAATCTGGCATATTAAATACCCACTGGAAGATGGTTCTGGTTATATAGTAGTAGCAACAACAAGGCCTGAGACAATGCTTGGAGATACAGCTGTAGCAGTCAATCCAAACGATGAAAGATATAAAGATTTAATAGGCAAAAGAGTAAGGCTGCCACTTGCACCTGAAAAAAGAATAGATATCAACGGTAATGAAGTCTCTAATCTAATTCCAATAATTGCTGATGAGTATGTAGACCCAGCCTTTGGTTCCGGAGCTGTAAAAATCACTCCTGCCCACGACCCAAATGACTTTGAAGTTGGAAAAAGACATAACCTTCCAATGGTTATTGTTATGGATGAATCTGCACACATAAATGAAAACGGCGGAGAGTTTAAAGGTTTATACAGATACGAAGCACGTCAAAAAATTGTAGAAAAGTTAAAAGAACTTGGACTGTTAGAAAAAGAAGAAGACCATATTCATAATGTAGGACATTCTCAAAGGTCTAAGGAAATAGTAGAGCCATACCTTTCAAATCAATGGTTTGTAGATACTAAAAAACTTGCAGATAAGGCTATTAAAGTTGTAGAAGATGGTCAGATAAAATTTATTCCGGAAGGATGGTTAAAAACTTATCTAAACTGGATGTATAACATAAGGGAATGGTGTATATCTCGCCAAATCTGGTGGGGACACAGAATACCAATCTGGTATTGTAGAGACTGCAATCATACAAACCCATTTAACGATGACAGCTATAATTCTTTAGAAGAAAAAATAATATTTAATCTTTATGCGGATGGAAAGATTGGGCAAATCTTCTGCGTAGATGACGTATTAAACATACTAAAAGACAAAAACTTTACACATCCAGAAAAAACAAATTTAGAATTTTATGAAAAAGTAGTATTTGGAGAAAAAACAAGTCAGTTTGAAAGTAAAGATAGTTTAATTAAGCTATTGGAAAATTCAAATAAGTTTGAAAAAGTGTACAACGAAAGATATAAAATCAAGCTAAAATGTGAAAAATGCGGGTCTGAAAATCTTCATCAAGAAGAGGATGTGCTGGATACTTGGTTTTCTTCTGCATTGTGGCCATTTGGTACCCTTGGCTGGCCATCAAGAAAAGATGATTTAACAGTCTTCTATCCAACATCCCTTTTAGTGACAGGGTTTGACATCATATTCTTCTGGGTTGCAAGAATGATAATGATGGGTACTAAGTTTACAAACGATGTTCCATTTAAAGATGTTTACATTCATGCACTTGTTAGAGATGAAAAAGGCGAAAAAATGTCTAAAACAAAGGGTAATGTGATAGACCCGCTTGAAATGTCTGAAAAATACGGTTCAGACGCTTTAAGATTTACCTTAGCATCATTGGCTGCACAAGGTAGAGATATAAGACTTTCTGAAAAGAGAATAGAAGGATATAAACATTTCTCAAACAAAATCTGGAACGCATCTAAGTTTGTTTTAATTAACAGTGAAGATTACGACGGAAAGACAAATTTAGAAAGTTTAAGCTTGTCAATAGAAGACTACTGGATTTTAACAAAATTAAACAAAACTATCGAAAACTCTACAAAAGAGCTTGAGAATTATAGATACAATGAGTATGCAAATATTCTTTACGACTTTTTCTGGCACGACTACTGCGACTGGTATATTGAACTTTCAAAAGAAAGAATTTATAAAGGTAGCTCAGAAGAGAAAAAAACAGCTTTAACAGTTTTAAACTTTGTATTAAGAGAATCTTTAAAACTTCTTCATCCTATAATGCCATACATAACAGAGGAAATTTACAGCTACTTAAAAAATAAAGACTCTGAAGTTTTAGCAGTAGCACCATATCCAAAAGTTTTAGAGAGTTTTAACAATGAAGAAAATTATCAATTCATCGAAGACTTAAAAAATCTTATATCTTCTGTGAGAAATGTTAGAAGTGACTTTTCAATAGAACCAACAAGAAAATTAAACATCAGAATAAAAGCAAAAGATGTATCAGTAAAAGAAAAACTAAACCAACTACAAAATCAGATAAAAGCACTCATTAGAGCTGAAAGCTTAGAAGTTAGCACTGATATAGAAAAAACATCTACAGAAATAGCTGTTGTAAGCGACCTGGGGGAAGTCTTTGTAGACCTTCAAGGTATCGTTGACATAGAAAAAGAAATAGAAAGACAGAAAAAAGCTTTGACTGACATTGAAAAGTCTATAAGAATAGCAGAAGGTAAACTGTCTAATGAAAATTTTGTAAACAAAGCACCTCCACATGTTGTAGAAAAAGAAAGACAGCTTTATCAAGAATTGAAAGAAAAAAGAGAAAAGATTTTAAATCTTATAAAAATGCTTGAAAGTAGTAGGGTTTGA
- a CDS encoding argininosuccinate synthase has translation MKKRVILAYSGGLDTSVIVRWLTDRGFEVITYTADVGQGEELSEIEEKAKRAGAVKAIIDDIKEEFARDYCMPLMRAGALYEGKYPLISSLSRPLIAKKLVEVAHKENAHYVAHGSTGKGNDQVRFEASVWALDPDIEVLAPVREWEFKSREEEIDYALKHNIPVKATKEKPYSYDRNLWGVAIEAGPLEDPWTEPPEDAFEITVSPEKAPDTPEYIEIEFKEGTPVKLNGKEYDQLWRLIWDLNEVAGKHGVGRVDMIENRLVGIKTREVYESPAGLILISAYDEIESIVLDRFTYHYKKDHVSHPYAELVYEGLWFSKLRESLDAFNNEIAKIVNGTVRIKLYKGSFKIVGRKSPNSLYSEDLATYSPKDAFDHKAGGAFTKVWALPLKVFARANKR, from the coding sequence ATGAAGAAAAGAGTTATTTTGGCTTACTCTGGTGGGCTTGATACGTCTGTTATTGTTAGATGGCTAACTGATAGAGGTTTTGAAGTAATAACCTATACAGCTGATGTTGGTCAAGGAGAAGAGCTTTCTGAAATTGAAGAAAAAGCCAAAAGAGCCGGAGCTGTAAAAGCTATAATTGATGATATAAAGGAAGAGTTTGCAAGAGATTACTGTATGCCACTTATGAGAGCAGGAGCTTTGTATGAAGGAAAGTATCCGTTAATCTCTTCTTTATCAAGACCATTGATTGCAAAAAAATTAGTAGAAGTTGCACATAAAGAAAATGCCCATTATGTAGCTCACGGTTCAACAGGAAAAGGAAACGACCAAGTAAGATTTGAAGCATCTGTTTGGGCATTAGACCCGGATATTGAGGTCCTTGCACCGGTTAGAGAATGGGAATTTAAATCAAGAGAAGAAGAGATAGACTATGCTTTAAAACACAATATACCAGTTAAAGCAACAAAAGAAAAACCTTACTCTTATGATAGAAACCTTTGGGGAGTTGCAATAGAAGCAGGACCACTTGAAGATCCATGGACTGAGCCACCGGAGGATGCTTTTGAGATTACGGTTTCTCCAGAAAAAGCACCAGACACACCAGAGTATATAGAAATAGAATTTAAAGAAGGAACGCCGGTGAAACTTAATGGTAAAGAATATGATCAACTTTGGAGGCTAATTTGGGATTTAAATGAGGTTGCAGGTAAACATGGCGTTGGAAGAGTTGATATGATTGAAAACAGGCTTGTTGGAATTAAAACGAGAGAAGTTTACGAATCACCGGCCGGACTAATTTTAATTTCAGCTTACGATGAGATAGAAAGCATTGTTTTAGATAGATTTACCTACCATTATAAGAAAGACCATGTCTCACATCCTTATGCTGAGCTTGTTTATGAAGGTTTATGGTTTTCAAAACTAAGAGAGTCCTTAGATGCATTTAACAATGAAATTGCAAAAATAGTAAACGGTACAGTGAGAATAAAATTATATAAAGGTTCATTTAAGATTGTTGGAAGAAAGTCTCCAAACTCACTTTACAGTGAAGATTTAGCAACTTACAGTCCAAAAGATGCATTTGACCATAAAGCAGGTGGAGCATTTACAAAAGTTTGGGCTTTACCATTAAAAGTGTTTGCAAGAGCAAACAAGAGGTAA
- a CDS encoding DUF445 family protein: MSKRKTYFIASYLLPSNKMEKKLNITFLILFFVLIGVIYLSSKYPEIAILKILKFGLEASFVGFIADSYAIYGLFYKLGPHTNIILRKRKSIENKVIDFVANFLLSKEVIEKELSNVRFDVDIISKIENPEAKKKVVVFLKSVIEKKIKEKKDYLEEFKELPLGAFVKTAFYDFAEKFLAKYLDKNLESIVDELLKKIKDDENIKKSLNSELKEEITKIILENHDFIIDLVKKRLESISDKEFIDAVKKASWDELQWIRFNGAVLGFVIGIFLGILNLVW, translated from the coding sequence GTGAGTAAACGAAAAACCTATTTCATTGCTTCTTATTTACTACCATCAAATAAAATGGAGAAAAAGTTAAATATCACTTTTTTGATTTTGTTTTTTGTTTTGATTGGAGTTATTTATTTAAGTAGTAAATATCCAGAAATTGCCATCTTGAAAATATTAAAGTTTGGGCTTGAGGCGTCTTTTGTTGGATTCATTGCAGATTCTTATGCCATCTATGGACTATTCTACAAGCTTGGACCACACACAAATATAATTTTAAGAAAAAGAAAAAGTATAGAAAACAAAGTTATTGATTTTGTAGCCAACTTTTTATTAAGCAAAGAAGTAATAGAAAAAGAACTCAGCAACGTTAGGTTTGATGTAGATATAATCTCAAAAATAGAAAATCCAGAAGCAAAAAAGAAAGTTGTTGTTTTTTTAAAGTCTGTAATTGAGAAAAAAATAAAAGAAAAAAAAGATTATCTTGAAGAGTTTAAAGAGCTTCCATTGGGAGCTTTTGTAAAGACCGCTTTTTATGATTTTGCAGAAAAGTTTTTAGCTAAGTATTTAGACAAAAATTTAGAAAGTATAGTTGATGAGCTTTTAAAAAAGATTAAAGATGATGAGAATATAAAAAAATCTTTAAATAGCGAGCTTAAAGAAGAAATAACAAAAATTATATTGGAGAATCACGATTTTATTATTGATTTAGTAAAGAAAAGACTTGAAAGCATATCAGATAAAGAGTTTATAGATGCAGTTAAAAAAGCTTCTTGGGATGAATTACAGTGGATAAGATTCAATGGGGCAGTTTTAGGCTTTGTAATTGGGATATTCTTGGGAATTTTAAATTTGGTTTGGTAA
- the secA gene encoding preprotein translocase subunit SecA, translating into MIGYLVKKIFGTKNEREIKRLREIVNKINKLEPELDALSNKELIEESNKLKEKIRGNPHLSEAITEGEIIEELPLAFAIVREAAKRTLGLRPFDVQLIGALALHKGMIAEMKTGEGKTLVAAIAIYLNALTGKGVHLVTVNDYLAKRDATQMGSIYKFLGLSVGVINTNNASYLIQWADEEKFKKAVELDKRVWEKGFFGELLPPEKYDVEAKKDYFTVAVDSDRRSAYEADITYGTNNEFGFDYLRDNMVFSKDQMVQVKGHHYAIIDEVDSILIDEARTPLIISGPSGEDVSIYYATDNFVKTLTKDEDFIVDEKNKNAVLTEKGVEKAEKYFNLENLYDPKNIEILHAINQSLRANYLYHRDRDYVVKDGEVIIVDEFTGRLMPGRRWSDGLHQAIEAKEGVKIQAENQTLASITFQNYFRMYKKLAGMTGTAETEALEFKEIYNLDVLVIPTNKPVKRIDYPDLVYKTKKEKFNQVVEEIERLHKQGRPVLVGTVSVETSEFLSGLLKKKGIPHNVLNAKNHEREAEIIAQAGRLGAVTISTNMAGRGTDILLGGNPDFLAKEILKKKGLTPETATEEQYSEALKEAQRITLEEKQKVIELGGLAVIGTERHESRRIDNQLRGRAGRQGDPGSSRFFLSLEDDLLRLFGGDRLIALMDRLKIPENEPIESTMVSKAIENAQKRVEGQNFQIRKRLLEFDDVMNKQRQVIYSLRRDILEGINLKDEVKLWLTDVVLYFLDKYAPAEEYQEKWDLEELKKTFKEWLGVDIDIPTDKEWDRKELEEYILKQLEEFYNQKEEKLGSSLMREFERYMTLQVLDNLWKEHLYNLDRLRESVYLRGYAQRDPLVEYKKEAFDLFEDMMFKLKYNTLEYLYKLQVQSEEEIEEERAKKEKEAEKILKKAETNIQPEEKKKKVIKYKNRMERRKNK; encoded by the coding sequence TTGATAGGATACTTAGTTAAAAAAATCTTTGGAACAAAAAACGAAAGAGAAATTAAAAGATTAAGAGAAATTGTAAATAAAATAAACAAGTTAGAGCCTGAGCTTGATGCTTTAAGTAATAAAGAGCTTATAGAAGAAAGTAATAAATTAAAAGAAAAAATTAGAGGTAATCCACACCTTTCCGAGGCAATTACAGAAGGAGAAATCATTGAAGAACTTCCTTTAGCCTTTGCCATTGTCAGAGAAGCAGCAAAAAGGACTCTTGGTCTTAGACCTTTTGATGTTCAGCTTATTGGTGCCTTGGCTTTACATAAAGGAATGATTGCAGAAATGAAAACCGGTGAAGGTAAAACGCTTGTTGCAGCAATAGCAATATATCTTAATGCTCTTACAGGAAAAGGTGTACATCTTGTAACAGTTAACGATTATCTTGCAAAAAGAGATGCAACTCAAATGGGTTCTATCTATAAATTCCTTGGCTTATCTGTTGGAGTAATAAATACAAACAACGCTTCTTATCTTATTCAGTGGGCTGATGAAGAAAAATTCAAAAAAGCAGTAGAGCTTGACAAAAGAGTTTGGGAGAAAGGATTTTTTGGAGAGCTTTTACCACCAGAAAAGTATGACGTAGAAGCAAAAAAAGATTATTTCACTGTTGCTGTAGATTCAGACAGAAGGTCAGCTTACGAAGCAGATATTACATACGGAACAAATAATGAGTTTGGATTTGATTATCTTAGAGACAATATGGTATTTTCAAAAGACCAAATGGTGCAGGTAAAAGGGCATCACTACGCTATCATAGACGAAGTAGACTCTATTTTAATAGACGAAGCAAGAACACCGCTTATTATTTCTGGACCATCCGGCGAAGATGTTTCTATCTATTACGCTACAGATAATTTTGTTAAAACACTCACAAAAGATGAAGATTTTATCGTAGATGAAAAAAATAAAAACGCAGTTTTAACAGAAAAAGGTGTAGAAAAAGCAGAGAAATATTTTAACCTTGAAAACCTGTATGACCCGAAAAATATAGAAATCCTGCACGCAATAAATCAGTCTTTAAGAGCTAACTATCTTTATCATAGAGACAGGGATTATGTTGTAAAAGATGGAGAGGTTATAATCGTTGATGAATTTACCGGTAGACTTATGCCCGGCAGAAGATGGTCTGATGGATTACATCAAGCAATTGAAGCAAAAGAAGGTGTAAAAATTCAAGCAGAAAACCAAACCTTAGCATCTATTACATTCCAAAACTATTTTAGAATGTATAAAAAACTTGCCGGCATGACAGGTACGGCAGAAACGGAAGCATTAGAGTTTAAAGAGATTTACAACCTTGATGTGCTTGTAATACCAACAAACAAACCTGTAAAAAGAATTGACTATCCTGACCTTGTATATAAAACCAAAAAAGAAAAATTCAATCAAGTAGTTGAAGAGATAGAAAGACTACACAAACAAGGAAGACCTGTTCTTGTCGGAACGGTTTCTGTAGAAACTTCTGAATTTTTATCAGGACTTTTGAAAAAGAAAGGCATTCCACATAACGTATTAAACGCAAAAAATCACGAAAGAGAAGCAGAGATTATAGCTCAGGCTGGAAGGTTAGGGGCTGTAACAATATCTACAAACATGGCAGGTAGAGGAACGGATATTTTACTTGGTGGAAACCCAGACTTTTTGGCAAAAGAGATATTAAAGAAAAAAGGGTTAACTCCGGAAACTGCAACAGAAGAGCAGTACAGCGAAGCTTTAAAAGAAGCACAAAGAATTACGCTTGAAGAAAAGCAAAAGGTAATAGAACTTGGTGGTCTTGCTGTAATAGGAACAGAAAGACATGAAAGCAGAAGAATAGACAACCAGCTTAGAGGTAGAGCAGGAAGACAAGGAGACCCAGGAAGTTCAAGATTTTTCCTATCTCTTGAAGATGATCTACTAAGACTTTTTGGCGGAGATAGATTGATTGCATTGATGGATAGGTTAAAAATACCGGAAAACGAGCCAATAGAAAGTACGATGGTATCAAAAGCAATAGAAAACGCACAAAAAAGAGTGGAAGGTCAAAACTTCCAAATAAGAAAAAGACTTTTAGAGTTTGACGATGTAATGAACAAACAACGTCAAGTTATATACTCTCTAAGAAGAGATATCTTAGAAGGAATAAACTTAAAAGATGAAGTAAAACTTTGGCTAACTGATGTAGTTTTATACTTTTTAGATAAATATGCACCGGCTGAAGAATATCAAGAAAAATGGGATTTAGAAGAGCTAAAGAAAACATTTAAAGAATGGCTTGGGGTAGACATAGATATTCCAACAGACAAAGAATGGGACAGAAAAGAATTAGAAGAATACATACTAAAACAACTTGAAGAGTTTTACAATCAAAAAGAAGAAAAACTTGGCAGTTCTTTAATGAGAGAGTTTGAAAGATACATGACTCTTCAAGTATTAGATAACCTTTGGAAAGAACATTTATACAACTTAGACAGACTAAGAGAAAGCGTATATTTGAGAGGCTATGCACAAAGAGACCCACTGGTTGAATACAAAAAAGAAGCATTTGACCTGTTTGAAGATATGATGTTTAAACTAAAATACAACACACTTGAATACTTATACAAACTCCAAGTTCAATCTGAAGAAGAGATAGAAGAAGAAAGAGCTAAAAAAGAAAAAGAAGCTGAGAAAATACTCAAAAAAGCAGAAACAAATATTCAGCCAGAAGAGAAGAAAAAGAAAGTAATAAAGTATAAAAACAGAATGGAAAGAAGAAAGAATAAGTAA
- the lspA gene encoding signal peptidase II: protein MNKKVLTFLGISFVIVVLDLITKSLAEKYLADKVIEIIPGLFNLVLVWNKGAAFGMLAEAPETIRKLMLVGSSIIAAVITAGYVLKSNAKLSNLEVLSLALICGGSVGNLYDRFMLGQVRDFLDFHINNHHWPAFNVADASITIGIALFIGYELFWKKRKITN, encoded by the coding sequence ATGAATAAGAAAGTTTTAACATTTTTAGGCATTTCTTTTGTTATCGTAGTTTTGGATTTAATAACTAAAAGCTTGGCAGAAAAGTATTTAGCTGATAAGGTTATTGAGATTATACCCGGACTTTTTAATTTGGTTTTGGTTTGGAATAAAGGCGCTGCTTTTGGAATGTTGGCAGAAGCTCCGGAGACTATAAGGAAATTAATGCTTGTAGGCTCTTCAATCATTGCTGCAGTTATCACTGCTGGATATGTTTTAAAGTCAAATGCAAAGCTATCTAATTTAGAGGTCTTAAGTTTGGCTTTAATCTGCGGTGGGTCTGTTGGAAATCTTTATGATAGGTTTATGTTGGGTCAGGTAAGAGATTTTTTAGATTTTCATATAAACAACCATCACTGGCCGGCGTTCAATGTGGCAGATGCTTCTATTACGATAGGTATAGCTTTATTTATTGGGTATGAGCTTTTTTGGAAGAAAAGAAAAATTACAAATTAG
- a CDS encoding TraR/DksA family transcriptional regulator, translating to MDLEKIKKQLLEKREQILKSMEESSKNDLNEKTGVGDDADSVTEELSRETFYRLNQADRETLFLIDLALRKIENGTYGICEECGAVIGEKRLEAIPWVRLCIDCSQNEEIVRAFQQRNEEEMLYNIIPPALGGEEEENKAVPSE from the coding sequence ATGGATTTAGAAAAAATAAAAAAACAACTTTTAGAAAAAAGAGAGCAGATATTAAAATCTATGGAAGAATCATCAAAAAATGATTTAAATGAAAAAACTGGTGTTGGTGATGATGCAGACAGCGTAACAGAAGAGCTTAGTAGAGAAACCTTTTATAGATTAAACCAAGCAGACAGAGAAACTTTATTTTTAATAGACCTGGCTTTAAGAAAAATAGAAAACGGAACATATGGAATATGCGAAGAGTGCGGTGCAGTTATTGGAGAAAAAAGACTTGAAGCAATTCCATGGGTAAGACTCTGTATTGATTGTAGTCAAAATGAAGAAATCGTTAGAGCTTTCCAACAAAGAAACGAAGAAGAGATGTTATACAACATCATACCTCCTGCTCTTGGTGGAGAGGAAGAAGAAAACAAAGCTGTACCTTCTGAGTAA